From Passer domesticus isolate bPasDom1 chromosome 5, bPasDom1.hap1, whole genome shotgun sequence, the proteins below share one genomic window:
- the NDUFA9 gene encoding NADH dehydrogenase [ubiquinone] 1 alpha subcomplex subunit 9, mitochondrial — MAAATRGLRLPRAGHGISVLTAAPSVLQQHRQVHHAVIPHGRSGRSSVSGIVATVFGATGFLGRYVVNRLGRIGSQVIIPYRCDQYDLMYLRPMGDLGQLLFMEWDCRDKDSIRRAVEHSNVVINLIGKEWETKNFRFEDEFVNIPQSIAHISKEAGVEKFIHISHLNASMKSPSKYLRSKAVGEEVVREEFPDAVILKPSEMFGREDRFLNHYANMRWFGGVPLVSLGKKTVKQPVYVVDVAKAIINAIKNPDAKGKTYALAGPHRYLLYDMVEYIYAIAHRPFIPYPLPRPLYHLVARFFEINPFEPWLTRDKVDRFHTTDMTFPDLPGFEELGIEPASLEQKAIEVLRRHRRFRWLDAELEEAKPKAQPM; from the exons ATGGCGGCGGCGACGCGCGGGCTGCGGCTGCCAAGGGCAG GCCATGGAATTTCTGTCCTGACTGCAGCACCGTCGGTGTTGCAGCAGCACCGGCAGGTCCATCACGCCGTGATCCCTCATGGCAGAAGTGGAAGATCCTCTGTCAGTGGCATTGTGGCCACTGTCTTTGGAGCCACAGGTTTCCTGGGACGATATGTTGTCAACCGCTTAG GTCGCATTGGCTCTCAAGTCATCATCCCCTATCGCTGTGATCAGTATGACCTGATGTATCTGCGGCCCATGGGTGACCTGGGGCAGCTTCTCTTCATG GAGTGGGACTGTAGGGACAAAGATTCCATCCGAAGAGCCGTGGAACACAGCAATGTGGTCATTAACCTTATTGGAAAGGAATGGGAAACaaa AAACTTCAGATTTGAAGATGAATTTGTAAATATTCCTCAAAGTATCGCACATATAAGTAAGGAAGCTGGTGTGGAAAAATTCATTCACATCTCTCACCTGAATGCTAGCATGAAGAGTCCCTCTAAATACCTCAGGAGCAAA GCTGTTGGAGAGGAGGTTGTGAGGGAAGAATTTCCAGATGCTGTAATTTTGAAGCCCTCTGAGATGTTTGGGAGAGAGGACCGATTTCTCAATCATTATGCAA ACATGCGCTGGTTTGGTGGTGTccctcttgtttctctgggcaaaaaAACAGTGAAGCAACCAGTCTAT GTGGTTGATGTAGCAAAGGCAATTATTAATGCAATTAAGAATCCTgatgcaaaaggaaaaacatatgCCTTGGCTGG CCCTCACCGGTACCTGCTGTACGACATGGTTGAGTACATCTACGCCATTGCCCACCGCCCTTTCATTCCCTACCCGCTGCCACGGCCTCTCTACCA TTTAGTTGCAAGATTCTTTGAGATTAATCCGTTTGAACCGTGGTTGACACGGGACAAGGTGGATCGG TTTCACACAACAGACATGACATTTCCTGACCTTCCTGGTTTTGAAGAGCTGGGGATTGAACCAGCCTCCCTGGAACAAAAAGCCATCGAAGTCCTGCGCCGTCACCGCAGGTTCCGCTGGTTGGACGCTGAGCTGGAGGAAGCAAAGCCAAAAGCACAGCCCATGTAA